The Brassica napus cultivar Da-Ae chromosome C7, Da-Ae, whole genome shotgun sequence genome has a segment encoding these proteins:
- the LOC106389643 gene encoding nuclear transport factor 2B: protein MDPDAVAKAFVEHYYSTFDTNRAGLAGLYQEASMLTFEGQKIQGVQSIVAKLTSLPFQQCKHNISTVDCQPSGPASGMLVFVSGNLQLAGEEHALKFSQMFHLMPTPQGSFYVFNDIFRLNYS from the exons ATGGATCCCGATGCAGTGGCGAAGGCCTTCGTCGAACACTACTACTCAACCTTCGACACTAACCGTGCCGGTCTAGCGGGTCTCTACCAGGAGGCTTCCATGCTCACTTTCGAGGGTCAGAAGATCCAAGGAGTCCAGAGCATCGTCGCCAAGCTCACATCTCTCCCCTTCCAGCAGTGCAAGCACAATATCTCCACTGTCGATTGCCAGCCTTCTGGTCCCGCCTCCGGTATGCTCGTTTTCGTCTCCGGTAACCTCCAGCTCGCCGGCGAGGAGCACGCCCTCAAGTTCAGCCAG ATGTTTCACTTGATGCCGACACCACAAGGAAGCTTTTACGTGTTCAATGATATTTTCAGGCTCAACTACTCCTGA